A window of Mercenaria mercenaria strain notata chromosome 16, MADL_Memer_1, whole genome shotgun sequence contains these coding sequences:
- the LOC123541121 gene encoding uncharacterized protein LOC123541121: MLKVQKYRVTPNAFPAYNLARKRVPPLHQRYVELTGELGINGRLEIPEFGSIDLSIVENLNMQKSLDISDVVPKRSSIEQTEEANVENIAAYLEGQVVNESGSIELVLFSEYCVSRKEISLLSKTYKDRVFVIIEEAESNPESNGLAACYNVLKTTKENINDNVGDILERLVLKTITTECENVKLLLDKKKLLDHLQSENSTDYADGVTKYIINGCKKRRNATLMVSNTSERSNGFQNISCETEDGTKFDLHLDDNCQGCDATRTHNARKLDLTNMSDDVCEKLLYVDRTIIESLLAEMTVLFRTSCVPEDEWPNFKVYKERKVDEQLQTDLFNISPAVKGMGYRFDRFVICIEEAKDMDDYDSILKSIGSVMDGSGVEDYTVEEISKELKPYSCDVRVGAKIETGGPDDLVCGTLGCFAFMTDDSCEKTCALISKHVATCGNRFFCPDYGITMLNNPLGHVVTATVQDTGLDIAALLLDERVRICAKYKSEDPDFDSGLLQCKLHDYTEDSNDEILSSGQQVYIWGATSKPGKGVITIPTYKIDGMENGLILIEDRSVRKGEIPERFCKPGDSGAVVCAEDRRGEFVHAVAMLMGILNEHALKKDPTTRGKYLSVPLSTGLQELTKRTGYSFELCECISR; this comes from the exons ATGCTGAAAGTCCAAAAATATAGAGTTACACCGAATGCGTTTCCAGCTTATAATCTCGCGCGAAAGCGTGTGCCTCCACTACACCAACGATATGTGGAGCTTACAGGCGAACTTGGTATAAACGGCCGTCTCGAGATTCCAGAGTTTGGTTCAATTGATTTAAGTATCGTTGAAAATCTTAACATGCAAAAGTCTTTAGATATCAGCGACGTGGTCCCAAAGAGATCATCAATAGAGCAAACAGAAGAagcaaatgttgaaaatattgcAGCTTATTTAGAAGGACAGGTTGTCAATGAGTCAGGTTCGATAGAACTCGTTTTATTTTCTGAATATTGTGTATCTAGAAAGGAAATAAGTTTACTTTCGAAAACATACAAGGACAGGGTGTTTGTTATTATAGAAGAAGCAGAGAGCAACCCCGAAAGTAATGGGTTAGCAGCATGTTATAATGTTCTTAAAAcgacaaaagaaaacataaatgataaTGTAGGTGATATATTGGAAAGATTGGTTCTCAAAACAATTACAACTGAATGCGAAAATGTTAAATTATTGCTAGACAAAAAGAAGTTACTGGATCATTTGCAAAGTGAAAATTCCACGGACTATGCAGATGGTGTAACGAAATATATTATCAATGGTTGCAAAAAGCGAAGGAACGCTACACTGATGGTTTCTAATACTTCCGAGAGATCAAACGGGTTCCAAAATATATCTTGTGAGACAGAAGATGGAACAAAGTTTGACCTGCATTTAGATGATAACTGTCAAG GTTGTGACGCTACCAGGACACACAATGCAAGAAAACTCGATTTGACAAACATGTCTGATGATGTTTGCGAAAAACTTCTTTACGTGGACCGAACTATCATTGAAAGTTTGTTGGCAGAAATGACTGTCTTGTTCCGAACAAGTTGTGTGCCTGAAGACGAATGGCCTAACTTCAAAGTTTACAAGGAAAGAAAAGTTGACGAACAG CTTCAGACAGACTTATTTAATATATCTCCGGCTGTCAAAGGAATGGGCTATCGTTTTGACCGGTTCGTCATTTGCATCGAGGAAGCAAAAGATATGGATGACTACGATTCTATTTTGAAGAGTATTGGATCAGTCATGGATGGCAGCGGCGTAGAAGATTACACGGTGGAAGAGATTTCTAAAGAGCTGAAGCCATACAGCTGTGATGTGAGAGTAGGGGCGAAAATAGAGACAGGCGGTCCTGATGACCTAGTTTGTGGCACTCTTGGATGTTTTGCCTTTATGACTGACGATAGTTGTGAGAAAACGTGCGCGTTGATTTCAAAACATGTAGCCACTTGCGGCAATCGCTTCTTTTGCCCGGATTACGGTATAACTATGCTAAATAATCCTTTGGGACACGTAGTTACGGCAACCGTTCAAGACACGGGATTAGATATAGCAGCACTTTTACTGGATGAAAGGGTTAGAATATGCGCAAAATATAAATCCGAGGATCCCGACTTTGATTCTGGTCTTCTACAGTGTAAACTTCATGATTACACGGAAGACAGCAACGATGAAATACTAAGTAGTGGACAACAGGTTTACATTTGGGGCGCTACATCAAAACCGGGAAAGGGTGTTATAACGATACCAACCTATAAAATTGATGGAATGGAGAATGGACTGATTCTAATTGAAGATCGTTCCGTAAGGAAAGGAGAAATACCGGAACGTTTCTGTAAACCCGGAGACAGTGGCGCAGTAGTATGCGCTGAGGACAGGCGTGGAGAGTTTGTACATGCTGTAGCTATGTTGATGGGAATACTTAATGAACATGCTTTGAAAAAAGATCCAACTACAAGAGGAAAATATCTCTCGGTTCCATTGTCCACTGGGTTGCAAGAATTAACAAAAAGAACGGGCTATTCTTTTGAACTATGCGAGTGTATAAGCAGATAA